In Oreochromis niloticus isolate F11D_XX linkage group LG5, O_niloticus_UMD_NMBU, whole genome shotgun sequence, a single window of DNA contains:
- the pmela gene encoding premelanosome protein a, translating into MKTLVLLVLAFATTISATRQRSHFTRYRSWNSRMYPVWNDGDPRFRNCWLGGNVTFDLKNDAPTLTGAKAGFTINLNFPPNQTVLPGGEVVWANNCTVDGKQYQEGQAVYPDQDTDWTGVFPNGTPFIRSQNRKPHYVFVWKTWGRYWQVADGPSSSLTIGTDNIPLGSYNMEVVIYHCRGRNRFIPLGYASTVFTITDQVPFTISLAQINDVNQNDQNFIQNQAIGFTVNIHDPSQYLNNAEISFTWDFGDNRGTLISREHTVTHTYITAGTFKPQVVLMASIPNNCGNPTAAAPVDPSAAPAVVVMASTQEAVPAVPVEGGDTIAVDVVASDATPVAASVQPADANTDDGEAAADADTEVVVVASVAPAAIDTAVVAANTAAPATEVEQEAADAEVVPAATVAPGAEEPADADTAAADDTAEVTVATEDVAVIDAAAAAASVAPVAEGEEVEVVDTITVAPITDGATEEEAADGVEAVEATAAAEVALAETQAPADNVVAPAATEPTAVEEAVVNAEVEAVETENEVAATAAAAVEDEAAPAEGEVQIEMEADPAQVALVVAKRQAPELTADCMVYRYGSLATSVDVVQGIESVEIVQVANVVSLETALDQNAVDVTISCQGSLPSEVCTVISDADCITPVQTICNAASPSPDCQMILRQFFNDSGVFCLNVSLTNDVSLAMASARVSVSVASGGSPAGTAATVLGVMVLACVVCCIGLMYRRFKQYQPLREDRANNGGISAVTSVPLLLWNLLSRQSPGESRPLLQGRIV; encoded by the exons aTGAAAACTTTGGTGCTGCTTGTTTTGGCATTTGCTACTACAATATCTGCAACCA GGCAGAGAAGTCACTTCACTCGTTATCGATCATGGAATTCACGCATGTACCCGGTGTGGAATGATGGAGACCCAAGATTCAGAAACTGCTGGTTGG GTGGTAACGTAACATTCGATCTCAAGAATGATGCCCCCACCCTGACTGGAGCAAAAGCGGGCTTCACTATTAATCTGAATTTCCCACCAAACCAGACGGTGCTCCCAGGCGGAGAGGTGGTCTGGGCAAATAACTGCACCGTCGATG GTAAACAGTATCAGGAGGGTCAGGCTGTGTATCCAGACCAGGACACTGATTGGACCGGAGTTTTCCCCAACGGCACACCTTTCATCAGGAGCCAGAACAGGAAGCCCcactatgtgtttgtgtggaaaacATGGG GGCGTTACTGGCAGGTGGCAGATGGACCGTCCTCTTCACTCACCATCGGTACAGACAACATTCCCCTGGGCTCCTACAACATGGAAGTTGTCATCTATCACTGCCGTGGCAGAAACAGGTTTATCCCCCTCGGATATGCCTCTACAGTCTTCACCATCACAG ACCAGGTTCCATTTACCATATCTCTGGCCCAAATCAATGATGTAAATCAGAACGACCAGAACTTCATCCAGAACCAGGCTATTGGCTTTACCGTCAACATCCACGATCCCAGCCAGTACCTTAACAACGCAGAGATCAGCTTCACTTGGGACTTTGGTGACAACAGAGGAACTCTGATCTCCAGGGAGCACAcggtcacacacacatacattacaGCTGGGACCTTCAAGCCTCAGGTGGTTCTGATGGCGAGCATCCCCAATAACTGTGGAAACCCCACTGCTG CCGCTCCTGTTGATCCCTCTGCTGCCCCAGCAGTAGTTGTTATGGCCTCCACCCAGGAAGCTGTCCCTGCTGTCCCAGTTGAAGGAGGAGATACAATTGCTGTTGATGTTGTCGCCTCAGACGCCACTCCAGTGGCTGCTTCTGTGCAGCCCGCAGACGCAAACACAGACGATGGAGAAGCGGCTGCTGATGCCGACACAGAGGTCGTGGTAGTTGCCTCGGTGGCCCCTGCAGCAATAGATACAGCCGTTGTTGCCGCCAACACTGCTGCTCCTGCCACAGAGGTAGAGCAGGAGGCAGCTGATGCAGAGGTGGTCCCTGCTGCCACCGTTGCACCAGGAGCCGAAGAGCCAGCAGATGCTGATACGGCTGCTGCAGATGATACTGCAGAGGTTACAGTTGCCACTGAAGATGTAGCTGTGattgatgctgctgctgctgctgcctcagTTGCCCCTGTTGCAGAAGGAGAAGAAGTCGAGGTGGTTGACACCATCACTGTTGCTCCCATCACAGATGGAGCTACAGAGGAAGAAGCTGCAGATGGTGTTGAAGCTGTAGAGGCTACTGCTGCTGCAGAGGTTGCGCTAGCTGAAACACAAGCCCCTGCTGATAATGTTGTTGCGCCTGCTGCCACTGAGCCCACAGCTGTAGAAGAAGCTGTAGTTAATGCAGAAGTGGAAGCAGTGGAAACTGAGAACGAAGTTGCAGctactgcagctgctgcag TTGAAGACGAGGCTGCGCCAGCCGAAGGTGAGGTTCAGATTGAAATGGAAGCAGATCCAGCTCAGGTTGCCCTCGTTGTGGCTAAACGACAAGCACCAGAGCTGACAGCTGACTGTATGGTCTACCGCTATGGCTCCCTCGCCACATCTGTCGATGTTGTTC AGGGTATCGAAAGTGTTGAGATTGTACAGGTGGCCAACGTTGTGTCACTGGAGACGGCGTTGGATCAGAATGCTGTGGACGTCACTATTTcctgtcagggaag TCTGCCAAGTGAAGTCTGCACTGTTATCTCTGATGCTGACTGTATCACGCCGGTGCAAACCATCTGTAATGCAGCCTCACCCTCTCCAGACTGTCAGATGATCCTTCGTCAGTTCTTCAATGACTCTGGAGTATTCTGCCTTAATGTCTCTCTGACTAATGATGTCAGTCTTGCCATGGCAAGTGCAAGAGTCAGTGTGTCAGTAG CCTCCGGTGGTTCACCAGCTGGAACTGCTGCTACGGTGCTCGGTGTTATGGTTCTCGCCTGTGTCGTCTGCTGTATTGGTTTGATGTACAG GCGTTTCAAGCAGTACCAGCCGCTAAGAGAAGACCGTGCTAATAATGGAGGCATCTCTGCAGTAACATCAGTGCCTTTGCTCTTGTGGAACTTGCTGAGTAGACAGTCACCAGGAGAGAGCCGTCCACTGCTTCAGGGAAGGATTGTGTGA
- the cdk2 gene encoding cyclin-dependent kinase 2, translated as MDSFQKVEKIGEGTYGVVYKAKNKVTGETVALKKIRLDTETEGVPSTAIREISLLKELSHPNIVKLRDVIHTENKLYLVFEFLHQDLKKFMDSSSVTGIPLPLVKSYLFQLLQGLAFCHSHRVLHRDLKPQNLLINAQGEIKLADFGLARAFGVPVRAYTHEVVTLWYRAPEILLGCKYYSTAVDIWSLGCIFAEMVTRRALFPGDSEIDQLFRIFRTLGTPDETVWPGVTSMPDYKPTFPKWARQDLSKVVPLLDEDGRELLGEMLNYDPNKRLSAKNALVHRFFRDVSMPLPHLRL; from the exons ATGGACTCCTTTCAGAAAGTAGAGAAAATTGGAGAGGGCACGTATGGGGTGGTTTACAAAGCCAAGAACAAAGTGACGGGAGAAACTGTCGCTCTGAAGAAAATCAGGCTGGACAC gGAAACAGAGGGTGTACCAAGCACAGCCATCCGGGAGATATCGCTTCTCAAAGAACTCAGTCACCCAAATATTGTCAA ATTACGCGATGTTATCCACACCGAGAACAAGCTCTATCTTGTTTTTGAGTTTCTTCACCAGGATTTAAAAAAGTTTATGGACTCCTCCTCAGTCACTGGTATCCCACTGCCTCTAGTAAAG AGCTATCTTTTTCAGCTGCTGCAAGGCCTGGCTTTCTGCCACTCTCACAGGGTTCTCCATCGAGACCTGAAGCCCCAGAACCTCCTCATCAACGCCCAGGGTGAGATCAAGCTGGCTGACTTTGGCCTGGCAAGAGCCTTCGGAGTACCCGTCCGCGCATATACACATGAA GTGGTAACACTTTGGTACAGAGCCCCAGAAATTCTCCTGGGCTGCAAGTACTACTCCACAGCCGTTGACATCTGGAGTCTTGGATGTATCTTTGCTGAAATG GTTACCAGGAGGGCTTTGTTCCCCGGTGACTCGGAAATAGATCAGTTATTCCGAATCTTTCGTACTCTGGGAACGCCTGACGAGACCGTCTGGCCCGGAGTCACATCCATGCCTGACTACAAACCAACCTTCCCCAAGTGGGCTCGGCAGGATTTATCAAAAGTGGTGCCTCTTCTTGACGAAGATGGAAGAGAACTGCTCGGG GAAATGCTGAACTATGATCCAAACAAAAGGCTGTCTGCCAAAAATGCTCTTGTGCATCGATTTTTCCGTGATGTCTCCATGCCACTTCCCCACCTCAGACTCTGA
- the olfml3b gene encoding olfactomedin-like protein 3A: MRGLVVLVTLACFATAQHQALIDYLERRLLAIEDRISLWHEQTTRYASELRELKQQMVSQLENLDKEKEALRMNIDSVGTRVDRVERELDYLETQNGAQPCVDVDDKLIEQQVTGVKEKQKSKYSQLSDCSDMISSIKAMKILKRVGGQKGTWTKDTNRASGKVYIFNGTEDDIIHAFASVQDFTRSSGMSLSSTLKLPSAWRGTGHVVYNNYVYYMSQADELKVVKHDLQNNSLTDSAVFPVQDHVPVYGLTPETVIDLAVDEEGLWAIYATQQNERYISLAKMDTSSLDIEQMWDTNCPRENAEAAFVICGTLYVVYNTKQPGRSRVQCVFDVNDMVTSEDAPLVYFPKRYGSHSSLKYNPHEKLLYAWDDGYQILYKLTMKKKLEI; the protein is encoded by the exons ATGAGAGGACTTGTTGTCTTGGTAACTTTGGCGTGCTTTGCCACAGCTCAGCACCAAGCACTGATTGACTACTTGGAGCGGAGGCTGCTTGCTATTGAG GACAGGATCTCTCTGTGGCACGAGCAGACCACCCGCTATGCCTCCGAGCTGCGGGAGCTGAAGCAGCAGATGGTTTCCCAGCTGGAGAACCTGGACAAAGAAAAAGAGGCTCTGAGGATGAATATAGACAGCGTGGGGACCAGGGTGGACCGGGTCGAGCGGGAATTAGACTATCTGGAGACACAGAATGGGGCTCAGCCGTGTGTGGATGTGGATGACAAGCTAATAGAGCAGCAGGTGACTGGGGTGAAGGAGAAACAGAAGTCCAAATATTCACAACTCTCAG ACTGCAGCGACATGATCTCCAGCATAAAAGCCATGAAGATATTGAAGAGAGTCGGAGGGCAAAAGGGCACCTGGACTAAAGACACCAACAGGGCCTCTGGGAAGGTCTACATTTTTAACGGGACGGAAGACGACATCATCCACGCGTTTGCCTCTGTGCAAGACTTCACCCGCTCGTCGGGCATGTCTCTGTCCAGTACACTGAAGCTGCCGTCAGCCTGGAGGGGAACAGGCCACGTGGTCTACAACAACTACGTGTATTACATGAGTCAGGCTGACGAGTTAAAGGTGGTCAAACATGACCTGCAGAATAACTCTCTGACAGACAGCGCAGTGTTTCCAGTGCAGGACCACGTCCCCGTGTACGGTCTGACCCCAGAGACTGTGATAGACCTGGCTGTGGATGAGGAAGGCCTGTGGGCCATTTACGCCACACAGCAGAATGAAAGGTACATCTCTCTGGCTAAAATGGACACCAGCTCACTGGATATTGAGCAGATGTGGGACACAAATTGTCCCAGAGAGAATGCAGAGGCGGCCTTTGTCATCTGTGGCACTCTGTATGTGGTGTACAACACCAAGCAGCCTGGACGCTCACGAGTACAGTGTGTGTTCGACGTCAACGACATGGTGACCAGCGAAGATGCACCCCTGGTTTACTTTCCAAAACGCTACGGATCTCACTCAAGTCTGAAGTACAATCCCCACGAGAAGCTGCTCTACGCCTGGGATGATGGCTACCAGATCCTGTACAAGCTTACCATGAAGAAGAAACTAGAGATCTGA
- the avil gene encoding advillin gives MDQTFRAVTRSPGIIIWRIEKMELVQVPEKSYGSFFEGDCYVLLFTQKVGNSLSYNIHYWIGSQSTQDEQGSAAIYTVQLDEFLGSSPVQYREVQDHESDTFKGYFKQGIIYKKGGVASGMRHTETNTYDVKRLLHVKGNKRVIAKEVEMSWKSFNLSDVFLLDLGKTIIQWNGPKSNRQERLKGMLLAQDIRDRERGGRAEIRVVEGDAESSSPQAMELMTETLGERTVALKDGPPDEAVDQEQKGQLTLYQVSDADGQMRVTEVATRPLVQDLLTHDDCYILDQGGVKIFVWKGKKANKEERQAAMTRALDFIKAKNYPITTNVETVNDGAESALFKQLFQRWTVKDQTQGLGKVNTKGRIAHVTQEKFDASLMHAQPEVAAQERMVDNGTGQVEVWRIENLELAPVDPQWYGYFYGGDCYLILYTYLVNNKKCYLLYMWQGRHATQDELAASAFQAVSLDQKYNGEPVQVRVTMGREPRHFMAIFKGKLVIFEGGTSRKGSSEPEPPVRLFQVHGTDQFNTKTIEVPALATSLNSSDVFLLKSQTGMYLWCGKGSSGDERAMAKEVSSAISQNSPRGSEEIIAEGQEPIEFWELLGGKAPYASDKRLQQVVLDHEPRLFECSNKTGRFIVTEVTHFIQDDLSEDDVMLLDTWDQVFIWVGKDANEEERKEALTTSQEYLQTHPGERDPHTPIVLIKQGFEPPTFTGWFTAWDPTKWSSGKSYEELKKEFGDTASPVNVTVAEQNGGNSVKSFQSFPPDALRNKLASELPEGVDPKQKEKYLSDSDFTTVFGMTKDEFVSLPQWKQLKMKKEKGMF, from the exons ATGGACCAAACATTTCGAGCAGTAACCCGCAGTCCTGGGATTATAATCTGGAGAATTGAG AAAATGGAGCTGGTTCAAGTTCCTGAGAAATCTTACGGAAGCTTTTTTGAAGGCGACTGCTACGTGCTTCTGTTT ACCCAGAAGGTGGGCAACTCTCTGTCTTACAATATCCACTACTGGATCGGCTCACAGTCCACTCAGGATGAGCAGGGTTCTGCTGCTATTTACACCGTACAGCTCGATGAATTTTTGGGCTCTTCCCCAGTTCAGTACCGAGAGGTCCAGGACCACGAATCTGACACTTTCAAGGGCTACTTCAAACAAGGAATAAT CTACAAGAAAGGTGGAGTTGCATCAGGCATGAGACACACTGAAACCAACACATATGATGTGAAGAGACTGCTCCAtgtaaaaggaaacaaaagggTGATTGCCAAGGAG GTGGAGATGAGCTGGAAGAGTTTTAACCTttcagatgtgtttttgctggacTTGGGCAAGACCATCATTCAGTGGAACGGACCAAAGAGTAACAGACAAGAAAGGCTCAAA GGCATGTTGTTGGCCCAAGACATccgagacagagagagaggaggtcGTGCAGAGATCAGAGTGGTGGAGGGTGATGCTGAGAGCAGCTCTCCTCAGGCCATGGAGCTCATGACAGAGACACTTGGAGAAAGAACCGTAGCGCTGAAGGACGGACCTCCTGATGAAGCAGTTGACCAGGAACAGAAGGGACAACTCACACTTTACCA GGTCTCAGATGCAGACGGCCAGATGAGGGTCACAGAAGTTGCTACGAGACCACTAGTTCAAGATCTTCTTACCCATGAT GACTGCTACATCCTGGACCAGGGAGGGGTAAAGATCTTTGTGTGGAAGGGGAAGAAAgcaaacaaagaagaaagacaGGCTGCTATGACCAGAGCTTTG GACTTCATTAAAGCGAAAAACTACCCGATCACTACAAATGTGGAGACAGTGAATGATGGGGCAGAGTCAGCTCTCTTCAAGCAGCTGTTCCAAAGGTGGACTGTGAAAGACCAGACTCAAGGTCTGGGAAAAGTGAACACAAAAGGAAGGATTG CTCATGTCACACAGGAGAAATTTGATGCTTCATTGATGCACGCCCAGCCAGAGGTTGCTGCACAAGAGAGGATGGTGGACAATGGCACAGGTCAAGTAGAG GTGTGGAGAATTGAAAATCTGGAGCTAGCCCCTGTGGACCCCCAGTGGTATGGATACTTCTATGGAGGAGACTGCTACCTGATCCTCTACACTTACTTGGTTAACAACAAGAAGTGCTACCTGCTCTATATGTGGCAG GGGCGTCATGCGACACAGGACGAGCTGGCTGCCTCGGCTTTCCAGGCTGTGAGCTTAGATCAAAAGTACAATGGAGAGCCCGTTCAAGTGAGAGTAACTATGGGCAGGGAGCCGAGACACTTCATGGCAATTTTCAAAGGAAAACTGGTTATCTTTGAA GGCGGCACATCTAGAAAAGGATCTTCAGAACCTGAGCCTCCAGTCAGATTGTTCCAGGTTCACGGAACTGACCAGTTTAACACAAAAACCATCGAGGTCCCAGCGCTGGCCACCTCTCTAAACTCCAGTGATGTGTTTTTGCTCAAGAGCCAAACAGGAATGTATCTCTGGTGCGGAAAG GGATCAAGTGGAGATGAGAGAGCCATGGCGAAAGAGGTCAGCTCAGCAATCAGCCAGAACTCACCACGAGGCTCTGAAGAGATTATTGCAGAGGGTCAGGAGCCCATTGAATTCTGGGAACTGCTTGGGGGGAAAGCTCCCTATGCAAGTGACAAGAG ATTGCAGCAGGTAGTTTTGGACCATGAGCCACGCCTGTTTGAATGCTCCAATAAGACAGGGCGTTTCATTGTGACTGAGGTGACTCACTTCATACAGGATGACCTCAGCGAGGATGATGTCATGCTACTGGACACATGGGACCAG GTGTTTATCTGGGTCGGTAAAGACGCAAATGAGGAGGAGCGCAAAGAGGCACTGACAACAAGCCAAGAGTATCTGCAGACCCACCCGGGTGAAAGAGATCCACACACCCCCATTGTCTTGATCAAGCAAGGCTTCGAGCCACCCACCTTCACTGGGTGGTTTACAGCCTGGGATCCCACCAAATGGAGT TCAGGAAAGAGCTATgaggagctgaagaaggagtTTGGAGATACAGCGTCACCTGTTAATGTTACTGTTGCA